Below is a window of Impatiens glandulifera chromosome 2, dImpGla2.1, whole genome shotgun sequence DNA.
gataaatgttaaaatatattattttttttgcataGTGATTTGAAGGAGtaaatttacattaaacaaCTATAATGGTTCACTCAACCTGGACGTGAATATTTAGTGTACATGTTAAAGAAACCATTGTACGggttaaaacaatttcaaaatagtGGTCAGATAGTTTGACTCGTGAATGATTAAAATTGTTTATAGGAATGTGAGTATGATTGTTGTGTTTAAGTCCAAAGACTTGACGACGGGTCTGTTATTTTTCTGTACTTTAGGTGGATGATTTGTTGATTGCTACATAACATATTCATGATATTATTAGCTTGAAAGTTTGTTGAGTCATGAGTTTGATATTAAAGATTTAGGTGTTGCGAAGAGGATTCTTGGAATGAAAATTCTAAGGTTAGATGTTCAAGAAAATTGTGATAATCTCAATAGGATTATGTTGAGAAAGTTACTAGACATATTTGAGATTAACAATTCATAGTTAAGTTTCTTCTAAACAATGTTCTTAGACAAACAAAGATATTGAAGACGTGACAAATGTTTCATATGCAAGTGAAGTTAGTTGTTTGATGAATACAACAATTTGTACACAACTGGATTTGGCTCAAGTTATGAGTCAAGTTAGTAAGTTAATGTCAAAACCGTGTAATCAACATTGAGAAAACAATTAAATGGATCTTCAGATAGCTGAAGGGCACTTCAAGTTATTGTATTGTTTTTGGTGATCAATAAGTTGATTTTGTAGTTGTTGGATATGTGGATTCAAACTATGTTGGTGATATTAATGACAAAAAATTTATAGTCAGTTTGTGTTTTGCTCTTTGTGGGCGACTTATCGGATTATAGATATTGGGGGTAAGGGTGGtgatcaaacatcaagcatgaAAGCAAGTCTTGTTTTTTTGCTAAATAGTTAAGAGACTGCTTTAACAAAGATGGAAAAGATTAAGAATTAGATATTATGAGTGAAAAGTAGTAGCAGAGAATTGAAAGAAGACGGTTGAGTAATTAAGAGGAATTAACGAGGACAGTGGTGCGCATCATGACCTTGAACTCGCGGAAATCGACACGGCCGTCGTGATTACTATCCACCGATAAGATCATTTTCTTGCATCCATCAATCTCTTTTCCTTCAACAAATCCTAGCTTCCCTAAAACAGTCTGCAATTCGTTTGCAGATATAAATCCATCACCATCTTCATCAAACACCTTGAACGCCTCACTCAGATCCACTTCTTCCTGTGACTTCTTTGAATCCCCAGATTCTTCCTCCTTCTCACCCTGCCAGAGATTCAATCATTGTGTtgagcaacaacaacaacaaggaAGTAATTAAGGAAGGAGAAATGACCTGTTCGAGGCCGGCGAAGAAGGTGTCGTTAAGGGATCTGTGAAGAATTTCGAAATCCAGAAAGTCTAGACCGATTTGACCTGGTTGAATTTGGGATTTGACTATGGAAGAGAGTTCGGATAGATCCGCTTCGAGTCCGAGGCGGAGGAGAGCCTGGCTAAGCTCGTCGATGGTGATGATTTCGTCGTGGTTACTATCGAAGAGGTCGAATACGCGGCGAAGCCTTACGGAGTTGAGGCTTGAACTACGGAGTCGGAATGATTTAGACGTCGATTTGGATTTGGTGCCGATTAGACTCGGCTTCTTACAGTTATCGGTTGCGGATTCCATGATAATGTTGCTAGATCTGCTTCTCTCAAGGCTGTCTATGGATATTTGATTTCAGTTGTGGATTTTGTAGAGAATAAGAAGAGGAAGGAGCGGAGAAAGAGACTAGACGTCGTACATGGAAATTGGTCCTTGACCAATCCTTGTGCGCATAATGGAGTGAGTTAGAGTTGGTTTAAtgttggtattttttttttagaattttatttaaaatttaatatttttcctcactcattttattcaacaaaatacttaaaaaaaatatattattttttaatatattttctctcattttcaattaaaatttaaaagaattaagtgaaacaaaattttattcaaaatcatcccaaatcaaacaagctcttagtgGAGACCCATAGCGCGGAGAGAGAATCACATGTACGAGTCAACAATCAACAGTAGCATTGTACTACGTGTTTTACGAGCAGTTACACATAggtcttgtttgttttttaattagagACTTCTCAACAGAATAATTCCACGTTTGAAAATTTACAAATCTTTTTAACTTCTTTCATAAAGATTAGCTTCAGttcaactttttatatatatatatatatatatatatatatatatatatatataataatcaatatttaatttgaatttacttAGCTAAGATTATTAGTATGGGTGTATAAACTAATTGATCTTGGATTCAAGGTTAGCCCTATGAATTTGGgaaattatacaaatttaaattttgaagccgttatataaaatatataaaatagtaatttttttttttaaattttaataatataaaataaaatataaataattaatatattataattcggagactaaaaaagagataaaaaagttgtttttataatatatatttaatattaaaaaagaaaaaagagaaaaaaataatattaataatataatattattaaatattaaaaaatggggCCTATAAAAGTAGGGTTCTATCCAATCCACAAACTTATTCTCAAatccaaaattaaataaacgtcacatcaaacagtaattcatctttaatttcaaaaacttattttcaaattcaaaaaaatatttttaaaatattccttTTTTACACAAATTTTTTAGCCTTGTTactattatctatatatttatcaacttcacatatttaacttcaatcttttcttatttatttaataaaattaaaataaaattaattatatatcaataattcatatacaacaaaataattcaataatacatttaaataaacaaacataatatattaaaacaaatattattaaaaaaaagtgaaatgatcggtaacaccaatagagacaagggtctagctattgatgacaatttcatacaaaaacgatttgatagaaatcctgttagacatttaaatcaatttctattcttcacaaacacTTGCAAattcttgaacgattcaagtgcgaaaacgtttacttaggtttgaagctaagaaccgatgaaggagaagatgacaaaatgtaaatgacacaaaaaattatttatggatgttcggagcaaaactctcctacgtcaccccttcttccaaccaccggaaggattcactatacttttctttaaatcaaatacagttgcacgactatctcactgttgaacagaacagactctgttcaacttacaatatattgaagaatatcactcagctagacaatattttaattatatctctctcttgatgtacacacagtaaatcaagaaagcaattcgtgagATTGTAATGTATCAAGTGTCTTGTCGATTAGTAGTCCGATGATTCATccgttgttcttgaggatctttaaatagagagcaggtaccaatggtcgaatcttctataataaCACGTGGCGAATACCCATTGGagagcctccatagtacacaggtacagcAGACTCTAAGTACcatgatcgtggccgtaccaatctggtagtgagccgaatattcttctaggatagtTCTGCAAGAAACAAGAAGTGGGAAGAATATATGCTTACGTGGAATTAGTTCATTGGTTGCAACtgactgtcgtactgatctgcacggaatagtggagcaggagtagcatatagctagttgatcgtgggtagacggatgctagcttcaagcaactgtaGAAGTATGTCATTAGACGTGCTTCAATTAGACtgataagtctaatgaagttagacgcccccgtctaatagtaggatccattagaccaccaggtctaatggaattagacgacacatctaattacggttcccttcagactaatctgaaggagttagactacacgtctaactctcatctgttagacgacacgtctaactacgaatcccttcaaactaatctgaaggagttagactgcacgtctaacttttatctgttagactgcacgtctaactatgtttcccttcagactaatctgaaggagttaaactgcacgtctaactctcatctgttagactccacgtctaaccacatttgttagactacacgtctaactacgtctattaaactgcacgtctaactacgtatctgttagactacacatctaactacgtatatcttcagactaatctgaaggagttagattgcacgtgtaactctcatctgttaaactgcacgtctaaccacatctgttagattgcacgtctaactacgtttgttagactgcacgtctaactacgtatctgttagactgcacgtctaactacgtctgttagactgcacgtctaactacgtatctgttagactacacgtctaactatgtctctgttagactacacgtctaactacgtctttgttagattgcacgtctaactacgtatctgttagactgcacgtctaactacgtctgttaggctgcacgtctacATATGtctttgttagactgcacgtctaactcaatgcgtctaatagccaGTAAATAtaatgaacctcatttagacttagtctaatttaacacgttttaatgCACCTTCATAAagacaattagacggcttagatttcttctttgagttttatacacactcatcatcaaaattccattagtcagaatactttgaccattagtcaaaataatttgacccaacaatttccccctttttgatgatgatgttaaaactttgcatagataaaagataaatatcCATCCAATTTAAAGAAAGAGTACTTGTTCGTAAATTACAGAAATGAGTTCCAAAACCACCATTCAGAAACCAAGTTTAAAAAACCAAGTTCACAAACCAAGAAAAGATAGCTTAggagaaaagagattattgaTCTTGCCTTTTCACGAGAGGGTCGATTGGGTAGTAGAATCCTTGACTGCTAAATTATTCACCATTCAGAAGGTTTCGAAAAGGAGGGAGAGAACGACCACCACGACCACttctaccaccacgatcaccgctgCGACCTCCGCTTCTTTTGATTGGCCTATCGCTTTCAACACCAGTTTGCTTTCTCTTTGTTCTGGTGTCGGTTGAAACACCACCACCTCCTCTGATGTTATTATCATCGCAATGGGTAATGAGGTTCTTCTCTTTATCGGCAGCTGCTttagtgttagataaaattagaccggttcaaataaacctaacttaaataaactttccatgcaggaacaaggaaccagaccggataaacaaaagaaccggctaagaaaactagtCGGTCAAgatactaaaccgaccaagaatactcggaacatgaccgcacaaagcaaggatcggccaaagcttaaaaccggaatcatcaaacagccgatcggccacaaggcagaggaataaccggaagaaatCCGGTTACATCAGtcataccaaaagccattcggttaagacaaatggccgaccagtacaagaagacaattcgggtatctgttgagaatgataccaaaggaacagactgaacacttccatatccatgcaagtctgaggaaagactgtaggctgcagaagacagtactaccggatctgtccacttcgggataagtcagaaagaagatcttccaagtacagacaactgtctaacagacagtgactacatcaagtaaaagacaaacccggcaggtttgtcttacacatcggaagaacagaccgccaggcctgagacagaataccatgtctgaggttgaccatcaggtctgaggaaacgaccgcatgtctgaatctctgaaacactgaatcactgcacctctgctcagccaatcagattcaaggcagtgaaatatgaccgttggcatatttcacctataaaaaggggcagttgaagaagagtaaatgcgggacatacagTAGGACAAGCAACATACAGTGAAACAAGTGAGAAACtttaagagcatttattctacaagtgataagattgtgttgttctaagaaagcctaagtgctaaagttaaagtgtgttctacaatttcggtgtaaattgtaagagtgttatcgagcagaaaataagtctcgatcggattgtacttgtattccttagtgaatatccttctcgcggtttcgagaggaaggggtgacgtaggagttttatctccgaacatccataaaatctgtcttgttatttactttatgCCGGCTTCATTGTCTAACCGATTAACTCAACTGcaccgctctaaaccgactctatactatccataccgaatttccaaatcaccgaaaccgacccaccattttcaaacctccatcatacgaaaccggccttgtctatcaaacaagtgtgctgcttcaacctgaaagcaaacctcttacgcgcttgaacctagttcaagggtttgtgacaggttgtgtagtattgaaaccccggtgttaatctctaaccggattaaccaccacccttcgagtgagaaccgctaaccggtccaacccccggtcctccaacggctacctagatcctaacaattggtatcagagcagttaatttcaatactcaagcaagcatgtatcaggataggcctccaatgctagaaggtgatgactttgccaactggaaggcacgcatgcacctgcacctagtcacgttggatgatgaaatggagtccattctgaccgaaggaccgatattcattgataaagacagaaaggaatggacggctgaagataggagaagaaacaacctggataatcatgctagaaaccagatctccaacagtgtggacagaaacacatactgcaagatcagagactgcaaaaccgcaaaggagacatggaacacggttatccagatctttgaaggaaatgaaagaacaagggaaaacaagataatggtggccacacagaagtttgaaagcatcaaaatgaaaccaggagaaactatgaaagaatacagtgaccggttcactagtgtgttagatgaattagcaactctgggcaagaagtatgagaacaaagaggtcatcatgaaagctttgagatctcttccaagtacttgggacataaaaacaatggtaatgagggaatcaaagagcctacgtaagatgaaactacacgatgtattcgaagatctcaaggcatatgagttcgaaatgagatctagaaccgaagaggaagtctcggcttcaacatcaaccagagcactaatcacatctacagaaccggctgcacctgctcctgcacctgcaccgataccggctCCTGCACCCGTAccaatcagaaccgccgaacagttcaccaaggatgccatggcaatgcttgcacagaagtttgggaggttcatgaaaagaagccaaccgacgaacaactactatggtgataaatccaatgtaagatgttataactgtaactgtttgggacattttaagtgggaatgcaggaaaccaagaagagatacccagaaaccggactaccaaaataaccggaacaactatcaacaaatcagtgaaggaagtgaggtaccgaaagcactgatagccgacgatggaggaagtctatgggctcacagtgacagtgatgatgaactcacgtgtctcatggcaaatgaagaacaggtatttgactctccttgtgaagaatttactaaagatgaattatacaatgcattgaatgacatggtagaagaatataggaacctactagccatgctacctaagcacctccacattagaaccgatcccatagtacccattccgacagaaccagaggtactcaCCATATCCGAACCGGAGGtaatacaacctgatgatacccacactttagaaaccgaattagatcctaagatcgaacaatctagtgaaccgactagaaaactaaccgaggaagaaaatggccgacttcaatataagatgaccgcgtataagagatctagtgatatagtaaagaacatgaatagacactacagacatcctcgttgcaagtttggcctaggatacgaaaatagctccaaagaccgaaaacccataaagaaagcaaggcttacaagaggaaaccttcccttcataaaatttcttaaaagctcctggaccgctgaagaagaggagaccgcatactatagggaagaaaagctaaaatacgactatgttggtccaaccgaatctgagaaatggcttgaccctgtgaaaagaaaagccgaaatcctcaaacacatgaaagcctttcctgaacctCGTAGGTCAAACCACAGATCACCGAACcgaagaccatcaccatttaagACCTTTGTAGGAAAACCaagatacacgagaccgagtgccaaaaggacagttaaaaccctagcaaagaaaaccgtccgatttatcaaggtttggatacctaagggactaatcgcatgtggacccaagtaaatgtgggtaccaaatagttgtaaatatgtacattttgcaggatccaaagaaacggctaggaaactctgaatggttcttggacagcggttgctccaggcacatgaccggaaacagcaatttgttaaccgatatcagaacagcaaccggtgctctaatcactttcggtgacaactcaaaaggtaaaactgtgggtaagggtaagactgtccatggtaacctaactattgataacgtacttctagtggaaaacctacgttttaacctgcttagcattagtcagatgtgtgatgttggatacacagtagaatttcttaaacatgcatgcttagttaagaactctcaaggtatcgtactactaaccggaaataggataggtaacatttacaaggtagactggaaaactagagttgaatatcctatatgcatgatagctaagactgatcaaacctggctgtggcataagagactaaaccatctaaacatgaaaactttaaactacattcgtggtaaaaagctagttgaaggtattcctgacatagtatttaaccaggataaggtttgctcagcatgtcaaatgggtaaacagactaggtcatcttttaagagtaaaggaaatatccaatctagccgatgtttagatcttcttcacatggatttatttggaccgattcaggtcattagcccagggggtatgctttacaccatggtagttattgatgattactctagatttacatgggtaatatttctaccatctaaacatgaaaccgtatcaaacctgattacacttcttaagcgcctgcaaaatgaaaaatcaactcgcattaatagcattcgaagtgatcgaggtaccgaatttaccaatagtacattaactgcatatcttgatgaatccggcattagacacgagttgtctagtgctaggactcctcaacaaaatggcctggccgagagaagaaaccggactctcaaagaagccgcacggtctatgatagccgattccggcattgctcagaaattttgggctgaggctatcaacactacatgttatacacaaaaccggtctttaataaacagatttcacaacaaaacgtcgtatgaggtttattttaacagggttcccaaacttaagtacctcaggattttcggttgtaaatgttatataaatataaatggtaAGACCCAACTCactgtttttgatgcaaaaacagataccgggatcatgctaggatactcagcagtaagtaaagcatatagagtatacaataatagaactgcaaccatggaggaaacaattcacgttgttttcgatgaatcggttgaaagcaatactgcttcatgctttgatctacacaacagattggaaaataacaatattcattctgatagtgaagatgagactccggtcttcaggcggtttgtccatgaccaaatgggtaacattgaaacccagccggatcaagctgttccacaacaggaagctgacacttcggtccaatccgagggagtcggtcggtctgacaatcatgttcagcctaccgacatgtctagccttgatcaaattaacggtaatttggtagacactcctgaactgaacctcagaagaaacagtaaacatcctcctgagcaaattataggtgacccttcagaacctgttcgaactaggggtcaacttctggaaggatactttaattccgctttcatatcccagattgaaccgaaaagaatagatgaagcattgttagatccggattggatcttgggaatgcaggaagagctaaaccagttcgagagtagtaaagtctggtacctagtccctagaccgaaaaatcaatcggtcataggaacaagatgggtattcagaaacaaactcaatgaggacggtttggtcacgaggaacaaagccagattagtggctcaaggctacaaacaggaagaaggcattgattttgaagagtcatttgcccatgtagccaggattgaagccattagaatttttcttgcatttgctgctttcaaaaactttaaggtttttcaaatggatgttaaaagtgcatttctgaacggtgacctacgtgaggaagtgtatgttgaacaaccacccggtttcaaaagcgctgcatttccaaaccatgtataccggctaaataaagctttatacggtctaaagcaagcacctagagcctggtatgatacactaaccgcatttctattacaacatgatttcaccatcggttcggtggataaaacattgtttaaatttgaaaagaaggaacatatcctacttgtttaaatctatgtagatgatatcatttttggctcaaccgatcctaagctatgtgataagttttcaaaaatgatgactgacaagtttgaaatgagtatgatgggagaattaagtttcttcctaggtcttcaggttaaacaactcaaagaaggaaccttcattagccaacctaagtacaccaaggagctactgaagaaattcgggatggacacctgctcctcggcgactactccaatgagctcatccattaaactggacaggggatgatgagggccaatcggtagaccagattgcataccggggaaTGATCGGTTCCCTcctgtacctgacagcaagtagaccggacatcctgtttgcagttggtgtatgtgggagattccaagcaaatccaaagcaatcccactacacagccgcaaagaggatactgaagtatctaaaaggcacacctgatgtcggtctatggtacccaaaggactcatcctttaatctaacaagttactcagatgcagactatgcagggtgtaagattgacaggaaaagcacaagcggtacatgccaattcctaggtgaccgactggtgtcatggcacagcaagaaacagacatcggtggccacatcaaccgcggaggctgaatacttggcggccggaagttgctgttcacaactcctctggattcaacaacagctgaaggacttcggtattatagccgaagagtccccgatcttatgtgacaatacaagtgccattgcaatcacctacaacccggttctccactccagaaccaagcatatcgacataaggcaccacttcattagAGAACATGTCacgttgaagcatatccggctggaatacgtatcgaccgatcaacaagtagccaaTATCTTCActaagcctctacaggaagctaagttctctcaattcagacttactctcggcctAATCGACATTAgccagatccttcctaaggacgcttaaagggaaaccggttcgaacagataaaaccggtagttcctcctaaactgttggacttcaaattttcaagttatctatggaagaaccgcccaactcatcagatagagtaaaccgaccggctacttggtgtaTGCAcaaaataaccgcatcgggatgaacaactgatgactgaccggttcggaagcaggtcatcttagattatttgaattccaaacagaagtggaataattatcagtgcTTATAGAtgtctgttctgaaacattgccctttcaaagtaaaatggtcgcgcctaaaaagacgtgaagatcttttgatatctttcacagtccaggcctatgaccaacatcctaaactgcaaacctgccta
It encodes the following:
- the LOC124926131 gene encoding calcium-binding protein CML42-like, whose product is MESATDNCKKPSLIGTKSKSTSKSFRLRSSSLNSVRLRRVFDLFDSNHDEIITIDELSQALLRLGLEADLSELSSIVKSQIQPGQIGLDFLDFEILHRSLNDTFFAGLEQGEKEEESGDSKKSQEEVDLSEAFKVFDEDGDGFISANELQTVLGKLGFVEGKEIDGCKKMILSVDSNHDGRVDFREFKVMMRTTVLVNSS